A stretch of the Medicago truncatula cultivar Jemalong A17 chromosome 5, MtrunA17r5.0-ANR, whole genome shotgun sequence genome encodes the following:
- the LOC11431349 gene encoding uncharacterized protein, with protein sequence MELKLDIEPSEVTEIIPWEVDNQVNLLSEAYHLVYGGSTNLLGSSNLLEIETPTKNTVLHIAASYGNNDIVNLVIEHSPKLLFTFNKNNDSPLHVAARGGHISTVKTLLASYTNIERRDIKMAWLEYSTNSRNDLEDYDEVLNMEDLLCFVNKENAQGNTMLHEAMLRGKSNGGHEIFNVCELYKTEDWLKNSLASCCYEFALEMVNYAKKSVLYLAVENGDEDAVKLILENCPKNDAKPKGLSPIVAAIMKQNQEILSIILENKPIWIHLRDKDGRLPLHYAASIGYLEGVYLLLGTCKCCTIQRDNNGYFPIHLASYGGHVEVVKKLLEYCPDPREMLDTFLQQNILHIAASNGKHDVIRYILENQVGEHRQMINQEDRNGNTPLHLASTFCHPATVYYIVNQNKEKVHLDIVNQNNETALDTVGPLTNNSRFKKRLTSIALKSAGAKRSPRRSAALVYIEQEHEESQRSNANSTKTEQKIKRKELHQQRKEKEKEKEKGLDRYRDRAEKVPNNIVPQYLSAEVPNPTFKDMVETLILVSTLIITASVAACFAVPGEADGKANNLCHAMFQAFIIFITISLFSSISSIIILFWATLGLTELVKFSLKIVMPILGIALISLSLAFIAGLYTVISELTWLANVFLVMTLIFVVVEILLYMLLFLPSSSTSIPLRYISYYPFLFLAWILQRTKIDHGVNPWSYLRYDSYLNPHRPGLAAQPKQDAALSRNVSSYKEPGYEIEPLEVTEILPNCCEFDNQINLISEAYNLVYGVSTNLLGSTNLNKIETPVKNTVLHIAAWNGNNAIVNLVVEHAPKLLFTFNKNNDSALHVAARGGHIQTVKKLLASYANIERHDIKMAWLEYTNNLDDPKEYDEKSNMEDLLEFVKMKNVQGNTMLHEAMLCNKSNNISGDNIFEVCELYENEDCLGNSLAKCCYEYALEIVNHAKKSVLYLAVENGEEDVVQLILENCLNSNEAKPKGLSPVVAAILKRNQASYGGHVEVVKKLLEYCPDPTEMLDTSHERNILHIASNYGKYEVVQYILQSQSSERYKMINQKDNKGDTPLHLAARSCHPRTVYYLVNQSKERVKLNLVNQNNETALDIVSALFELDKSSLRQLLTWTALKSAGAKRSSRKRNEKSTTTEQKQKNNEKGKEKEKVSERYKDRIENLTIVSTLIITASVAACLAVPGEAEGKAHNLCHAMFHVFIIFITISLFSSISATIILFWATLGLTELVTFTLKIVVPLLGIALISLSFAFIAGLYTVISELNWLANVFLVMALIFVAVVIFLYMLLFLPSSSTSKPLRYISHYPFLFLASQTESKPDQDVIH encoded by the exons ATGGAACTTAAACTTGATATTGAACCCTCAGAAGTCACTGAGATCATTCCTTGGGAAGTTGACAATCAAGTTAATTTGCTTAGTGAAGCATATCACTTGGTGTATGGAGGTTCAACGAATTTGTTGGGTTCCTCTAATTTATTAGAAATTGAGACCCCTACGAAAAATACAGTGTTACATATTGCAGCTTCGTATGGTAATAATGACATTGTGAATCTTGTAATTGAACATTCTCCAAAACTTTTGTTCacattcaacaaaaacaatgaTAGCCCCTTACATGTTGCTGCAAGAGGTGGACACATCTCAACCGTTAAAACACTATTAGCAAGTTATACTAATATTGAACGGCGTGATATAAAAATGGCATGGTTAGAATACAGTACTAACAGTAGGAATGATTTAGAAGACTATGATGAGGTGTTAAATATGGAGGACCTATTATGTTTTGTGAACAAGGAGAATGCTCAAGGAAACACTATGTTACATGAGGCAATGTTACGTGGCAAGAGCAATGGTGGGCATGAGATTTTCAATGTTTGTGAACTTTACAAAACTGAAGACTGGTTAAAGAATTCATTGGCAAgttgttgttatgaatttgCGTTAGAAATGGTTAATTATGCAAAGAAATCAGTACTTTACCTTGCGGTTGAAAATGGGGACGAGGATGCAGTCAAACTAATCTTAGAGAATTGCCCTAAGAATGATGCTAAGCCGAAGGGATTATCGCCCATTGTAGCAGCAATCATGAAACAGAATCAAG AAATACTAAGCATCATACTAGAAAACAAGCCAATTTGGATCCATTTAAGGGACAAAGATGGAAGGCTTCCTCTTCATTACGCAGCATCTATAGGTTACCTTGAAGGTGTTTATTTATTACTTGGCACATGCAAATGCTGCACAATTCAAAgggacaataatggttatttcccAATTCATCTAGCATCTTATGGTGGCCATGTGGAAGTAGTGAAGAAGTTGTTGGAATATTGTCCTGATCCCAGAGAGATGCTCGACacttttcttcaacaaaatattCTTCACATTGCAGCAAGCAATGGAAAACATGACGTGATACGCTACATACTTGAAAATCAAGTTGGTGAACACCGTCAGATGATAAATCAAGAAGATAGGAATGGAAACACCCCTTTGCATTTGGCTTCAACATTTTGTCATCCCGCAACTGTGTACTACATAGTTAACCAAAATAAGGAAAAAGTGCATCTAGATATTGTTAACCAGAATAACGAAACGGCTCTTGACACTGTTGGTCCACTCACAAATAATTCACGTTTCAAAAAG CGTCTTACAAGTATTGCACTTAAATCTGCTGGTGCAAAGCGAAGTCCAAGAAGATCAGCAGCACTAGTCTATATTGAACAAGAGCATGAAGAATCCCAAAGGAGCAATGCAAATTCAAccaaaacagaacaaaaaataaaaagaaaagaattgcACCAacagagaaaggaaaaagaaaaagaaaaggaaaaaggttTGGATAGATATAGGGACAGAGCAGAAAAAGTCCCCAACAACATTGTACCACAATATTTATCGGCAGAAGTCCCCAACCCCACATTTAAAGACATGGTAGAGACACTGATATTGGTTTCAACCCTTATAATCACTGCATCAGTAGCAGCATGTTTTGCTGTTCCAGGTGAAGCAGATGGAAAAGCAAACAACCTATGTCATGCAATGTTTCAAGCATTCATTATCTTCATCACAATATCATTATTCAGTTCCATTAGTTCTATTATCATACTCTTTTGGGCAACACTTGGATTAACTGAATTGGTGAAATTCTCTCTGAAAATTGTTATGCCAATTCTTGGAATCGCTCTCATCTCACTGTCTTTGGCTTTCATTGCTGGCCTCTACACTGTTATCAGTGAACTTACTTGGTTGGCAAATGTGTTTCTGGTTATGACATTGATTTTTGTTGTGGTTGAGATTCTTTTATATATGCTCCTTTTCCTTCCATCATCATCAACTAGCATACCATTGCGGTACATTTCCTACTACCCCTTTCTTTTTCTAGCATGGATATTGCAGagaacaaaaattgatcatgGTGTTAATCCTTGGTCATATCTTCGGTATGACAGCTA TTTGAACCCTCATCGACCTGGCCTGGCCGCCCAACCAAAGCAAGATGCAGCCTTATCAAGGAATGTTAGTAGTTATAAGGAACCTGGATATGAAATTGAACCCTTAGAAGTAACTGAGATCCTTCCAAACTGTTGCGAATTtgataatcaaattaatttgattAGTGAAGCATACAACTTGGTTTATGGGGTTTCAACGAATTTGTTGGGTTCcactaatttaaataaaattgagacACCTGTGAAAAATACCGTGCTACATATTGCAGCTTGGAATGGTAATAATGCCATTGTGAATCTTGTAGTTGAACATGCTCCAAAACTTTTGTTcacatttaacaaaaacaatgatAGTGCCTTACATGTTGCTGCAAGAGGTGGACACATCCAAACCGTTAAAAAGCTATTAGCAAGTTATGCTAATATTGAACGGCATGATATAAAAATGGCATGGTTAGAATACACTAACAATTTGGATGACCCAAAAGAGTATGATGAAAAGTCAAATATGGAGGACTTGTTAGAATTTGTGAAGATGAAGAACGTTCAAGGTAACACTATGTTACATGAGGCAATGTTATGTAACAAGAGCAATAATATTAGTGGGgataatatttttgaagtttgtgAACTTTACGAAAATGAAGATTGTTTGGGGAACTCATTGGCAAAGTGTTGTTATGAATATGCGTTAGAAATTGTTAATCATGCAAAGAAATCGGTACTTTATCTTGCGGTCGAGAATGGGGAAGAGGATGTAGTCCAGCTAATCTTGGAGAATTGCCTCAACAGCAATGAAGCCAAGCCAAAGGGGTTATCACCTGTTGTAGCAGCAATCTTGAAGCGGAATCAAG CATCGTATGGTGGCCATGTGGAAGTAGTGAAGAAGTTGTTGGAATATTGTCCTGATCCCACAGAGATGCTTGACACTTCTCATGAGCGTAATATTCTTCACATTGCATCAAACTATGGAAAATATGAGGTGGTGCAATACATTCTACAAAGTCAAAGTAGTGAACGTTATAAGATGATAAATCAAAAAGATAATAAAGGAGATACCCCTTTGCATTTGGCAGCAAGATCATGTCATCCTAGAACTGTGTACTACTTAGTTAACCAAAGCAAAGAAAGAGTGAAACTTAATTTGGTTAACCAAAACAATGAAACAGCTCTTGACATTGTTAGTGCACTTTTCGAGCTTGATAAATCATCTTTGAGACAG CTTCTCACATGGACTGCACTTAAATCTGCTGGTGCAAAGCGAAGTTCTAGAAAA agaaatgaAAAGTCAACCACAACAGaacagaaacaaaaaaacaatgaaaaaggaaaagaaaaagaaaaagtatctGAAAGATATAAAGACAGAATAGAAAACCTCACAATTGTTTCAACACTTATAATCACAGCATCAGTAGCAGCATGTTTAGCTGTTCCAGGTGAAGCAGAAGGAAAAGCACACAATCTATGTCATGCAATGTTCCATGTTTTCATTATCTTCATCACAATATCATTGTTCAGTTCAATTAGTGCTACCATCATACTCTTTTGGGCAACACTTGGATTAACTGAATTGGTAACTTTTACTCTCAAAATTGTTGTGCCGCTTCTTGGAATCGCTCTCATTTCATTATCTTTTGCTTTCATTGCTGGTCTCTACACTGTTATTAGTGAACTTAATTGGTTGGCAAATGTGTTTCTGGTTATGGCTCTGATTTTTGTTGcggttgtgatttttttatatatgcttCTTTTCCTTCCATCATCATCAACTAGCAAGCCATTGCGGTACATTTCTCACTacccttttcttttcttggcATCACAAACTGAAAGTAAACCTGATCAAGATGTTATTCATTAG